The sequence CTGCACATCGCAGCAGCGGAAATCCACATTGGCAGCCGCCGCATTCCAGGCCCTCTCCCGCCCCACCTTCAGCATCTCCTCCGACAGGTCGGTGGCAATGATTTCACCCGCGTTTGGCGCCAGCGCAATCGCGGTGGAGCCGGTGCCGCAGCCCAGCTCCAGCACCCTGTCGCTGTCTCTAAGGTAAGACCGGGTCCGTTCCAGCGTGTAGCGGTAGGCGTCCAGGTCGCGGATCGGCGACTCGGCGTATTTCGGGGCAATCCTGTTCCAAAAGCGGGCGTCGGCTGTCATGGCGGCTCTCCTTGCTGGACTTGAGCCTATCCATGCAGGAACCACAGATAAATTGCCGAAATCCGCAAGGTTGTTATACATATTTGCATGGAAAACCCCGACTGGAACCATATCCGCGCCTTTCTGGCCACCGCCGAGACCGGATCGCTGTCCGCAGCCGCGCGCAAGCTCGGCCTGACCCAGCCGACGCTGTCGCGCCAGGTGGCGGCGCTGGAGGCGGAACTGGGCGTGCTGCTGTTTGAACGTGTGGGCCGCGCGCTGGCCCTGACCGAAGCGGGGCACGAGCTGCTGACTCACAGCCGCAAGATGGGCGAGGCCGCCAACGGGCTGCGGCTGGCCGCCACCGGCCAGGCGCAGTCCATCGAGGGCACGGTGCGGATCACCGCCTCGGATGTGATGTCGGCGCATGTGCTGCCGCCGGTGCTGCACCAGCTGCGCCAGCGGGCGCCGCGCCTGACGATTGACGTGGTGGCAGCCAATGACATCCGCGACCTGATGCGGCGCGAGGCCGATATCGCCATCCGCCACGTCCGCCCCGAGCAGCCCGAGCTGATAGCCCGCCTGGTGCAGGAGGCCACCGCCCGTTTCTATGCCGCCCCCAGCTATCTGGAGCGGCGCGGGCGGCCCGCCTTGCCGGCGGATCTGGCGGCTCATGACTTCGTAGGCTTTGCCGACGTGGACCGATCAATCGCCTTCATGGCGCCGCTGGGCATCCATCTGACAGCGGACAACTTCCGCATCAGATCCACCAGCGGCCTGGCCTCCTGGGAGCTGGTGAAACAGGGCTTCGGCGTGTGCCCGATGATGGACGATGTGGCCGCCGTCACGCCGGGGGTGGAGCGGCTGCTGCCGGGGATGGAGCCGCTCACCTTTCCGGTCTGGCTGACCACCCACCGCGAGCTGCACACCAGCCGCCGTATCCGCCTGGTTTTTGACCTGCTGGCGGAGTTCTTTGCCGCCAGGTGACAGAAAAGGCGGCGCCCGTCAGGTGCGCCGCCCAAAAGCTTTCCTCAAAACTTTTACCAAGGCTTTTCAAAAAAGCCTTGGTCCCGGCTCACCCCCGCAGGGTGCCACCGGTTGCCTTGGTCACCTTGGCGATGATCTTGTCGCTCACCGCCTCGATGTCCTTCTCCTTCAGCGTCTTGTCACTGGGCTGCAGCCGCACGGTGATCGC is a genomic window of Leisingera caerulea DSM 24564 containing:
- a CDS encoding LysR family transcriptional regulator, producing MENPDWNHIRAFLATAETGSLSAAARKLGLTQPTLSRQVAALEAELGVLLFERVGRALALTEAGHELLTHSRKMGEAANGLRLAATGQAQSIEGTVRITASDVMSAHVLPPVLHQLRQRAPRLTIDVVAANDIRDLMRREADIAIRHVRPEQPELIARLVQEATARFYAAPSYLERRGRPALPADLAAHDFVGFADVDRSIAFMAPLGIHLTADNFRIRSTSGLASWELVKQGFGVCPMMDDVAAVTPGVERLLPGMEPLTFPVWLTTHRELHTSRRIRLVFDLLAEFFAAR